Proteins from one Malania oleifera isolate guangnan ecotype guangnan chromosome 4, ASM2987363v1, whole genome shotgun sequence genomic window:
- the LOC131154292 gene encoding uncharacterized protein LOC131154292 isoform X1 — protein sequence MSVGGELARKKAMWLYPKVLGFNPSERWGHSACYSNGAVYAFGGCCGGLHFSDVLVLNLDSMAWSTLATVGHGPGPRDSHSAVIVGHRMIVFGGTNGSRKVNDLHVLDLGSKEWTQPECRGSPPSPRESHTATLIGDEKLVIFGGSGEGEGNYLNDFHILDLKTMQWTSPEVKGNVPVPRDSHSAVAIGDKLFVYGGDCGDRYHGNVDMFDMDTLTWSRLAVQGSSPGVRAGHAAVSIGTKVYIIGGVGDKHYYNDIWVLDISSCSWTQLEIRGQQPQGRFSHTAIVADSDIVIYGGCGEDERPLNELLVLQLGAEHPNGRYNISLCKIFGNHLNHGKRRLSAESENCSKIMVLGRNGASRKGAHDPELELKHSFRFSSDTLHPKRRRTSNSKVWEVDSEQEEHSLSLSQNSSPSQSDQEQTPVPKAIDSVSASHGFPLFKQQRQIPINCQSKNTTNSQTNHGIVRRTSQDFQSLGEHPKKLNPDQFLHVSQADGQESQHPASKVPIQNLIGAEIRGKVDGVFDSGYLMTAMVNGKLFRGVLFAPGPGIVLRGAAPAQNISSPTNAQPFPKLNNGCPTILRPSQQQVPLSVAESSHSFRRAQVTHSSQMVGASPSLDRESSLGSDLQGVVLTLGGPGSGQNHK from the exons atgTCTGTTGGAGGTGAACTAGCAAGGAAGAAGGCAATGTGGCTGTACCcaaaggttttgggttttaatcCTTCTGAAAGATGGGGGCACTCTGCTTGCTATTCTAATGGAGCTGTTTATGCATTTGGG GGATGTTGTGGGGGATTGCATTTTAGTGATGTCCTAGTGCTAAACCTCGATTCAATGGCATGGAGCACTCTTGCAACTGTGGGTCATGGGCCAGGCCCGAGAGATAGTCACAGTGCTGTGATCGTGGGGCATCGGATGATAGTTTTTGGGGGTACAAATGGTTCTAGGAAGGTAAATGATCTCCATGTGCTGGACCTTGGCTCAAAGGAATGGACCCAACCCGAATGCCGAGGGTCTCCACCTTCTCCTCGTGAAAGTCACACTGCCACACTTATTGGTGATGAGAAACTGGTCATATTTGGGGGGAGCGGTGAAGGGGAAGGAAATTACTTGAATGATTTTCATATTCTTGACTTAAAGACAATGCAATGGACTTCTCCTGAAGTGAAGGGAAATGTTCCTGTCCCCAGGGATAGTCACAGTGCTGTTGCAATAGGGGACAAGCTCTTCGTTTATGGTGGGGACTGTGGCGATCGCTATCATGGCAATGTTGATATGTTTGATATGGACACGCTAACCTGGTCAAGG TTGGCAGTTCAAGGATCATCACCTGGTGTTAGAGCAGGTCATGCAGCTGTTAGTATTGGGACAAAG GTCTATATCATTGGAGGTGTCGGTGACAAGCACTATTACAACGATATTTGGGTTCTTGACATAAGTTCTTGTTCATGGACTCAGCTCGAGATACGTGGCCAGCAACCACAAGGACGGTTTTCTCATACAGCCATTGTTGCTGATTCAGACATAGTCATTTATGGAGG TTGCGGGGAGGATGAGCGTCCTCTCAATGAATTACTTGTTCTGCAGCTTGGAGCCGAGCATCCCAATGGCCGGTACAACATTTCCTTATGCAAAATATTTGGAAACCATTTGAACCATGGGAAGAGAAGATTGTCAGCAGAATCAGAAAATTGCTCG AAAATCATGGTTTTGGGGAGGAATGGAGCATCAAGAAAGGGAGCTCATGACCCAGAATTAGAGTTGAAACACTCCTTTCGATTCAGTTCAG ATACATTGCATCCTAAGAGGAGAAGAACCAGTAATTCAAAGGTATGGGAGGTTGACTCTGAACAAGAAGAGCATTCACTTTCCCTTTCCCAGAATTCATCTCCATCCCAATCTGATCAAGAACAAACACCAGTGCCGAAAGCCATAGATTCTGTCTCGGCTTCTCATGGATTTCCTTTGTTTAAGCAGCAACGTCAGATCCCAATCAATTGTCAGTCTAAGAACACGACAAATAGCCAAACAAATCATGGAATTGTCCGAAGAACATCGCAGGATTTCCAATCATTGGGAGAACATCCCAAAAAGCTGAATCCAGATCAATTTCTTCATGTTTCTCAAGCAGATGGACAAGAATCTCAACACCCGGCAAGCAAAGTCCCCATTCAAAACCTC ATTGGAGCTGAGATTCGAGGAAAGGTTGATGGAGTTTTTGACTCGGGTTACCTGATGACTGCAATGGTTAATGGCAAACTATTCAGAGGAGTCTTATTTGCACCC GGACCTGGGATTGTCCTGAGAGGGGCTGCTCCTGCCCAAAACATATCTTCCCCAACCAATGCACAACCATTCCCAAAATTGAACAACGGGTGTCCAACAATTCTCAGGCCTTCTCAGCAGCAGGTCCCACTGTCTGTGGCAGAGTCCAGCCATAGCTTCCGGCGAGCTCAAGTCACGCATTCATCCCAAATGGTTGGAGCCTCTCCATCTTTAGACAGAGAATCAAGTCTTGGAAGTGATCTTCAAGGTGTGGTTCTAACTCTGGGAGGCCCTGGAAGCGGCCAAAACCATAAATAA
- the LOC131154292 gene encoding uncharacterized protein LOC131154292 isoform X2, giving the protein MSVGGELARKKAMWLYPKVLGFNPSERWGHSACYSNGAVYAFGGCCGGLHFSDVLVLNLDSMAWSTLATVGHGPGPRDSHSAVIVGHRMIVFGGTNGSRKVNDLHVLDLGSKEWTQPECRGSPPSPRESHTATLIGDEKLVIFGGSGEGEGNYLNDFHILDLKTMQWTSPEVKGNVPVPRDSHSAVAIGDKLFVYGGDCGDRYHGNVDMFDMDTLTWSRLAVQGSSPGVRAGHAAVSIGTKVYIIGGVGDKHYYNDIWVLDISSCSWTQLEIRGQQPQGRFSHTAIVADSDIVIYGGCGEDERPLNELLVLQLGAEHPNGRYNISLCKIFGNHLNHGKRRLSAESENCSKIMVLGRNGASRKGAHDPELELKHSFRFSSDTLHPKRRRTSNSKQRQIPINCQSKNTTNSQTNHGIVRRTSQDFQSLGEHPKKLNPDQFLHVSQADGQESQHPASKVPIQNLIGAEIRGKVDGVFDSGYLMTAMVNGKLFRGVLFAPGPGIVLRGAAPAQNISSPTNAQPFPKLNNGCPTILRPSQQQVPLSVAESSHSFRRAQVTHSSQMVGASPSLDRESSLGSDLQGVVLTLGGPGSGQNHK; this is encoded by the exons atgTCTGTTGGAGGTGAACTAGCAAGGAAGAAGGCAATGTGGCTGTACCcaaaggttttgggttttaatcCTTCTGAAAGATGGGGGCACTCTGCTTGCTATTCTAATGGAGCTGTTTATGCATTTGGG GGATGTTGTGGGGGATTGCATTTTAGTGATGTCCTAGTGCTAAACCTCGATTCAATGGCATGGAGCACTCTTGCAACTGTGGGTCATGGGCCAGGCCCGAGAGATAGTCACAGTGCTGTGATCGTGGGGCATCGGATGATAGTTTTTGGGGGTACAAATGGTTCTAGGAAGGTAAATGATCTCCATGTGCTGGACCTTGGCTCAAAGGAATGGACCCAACCCGAATGCCGAGGGTCTCCACCTTCTCCTCGTGAAAGTCACACTGCCACACTTATTGGTGATGAGAAACTGGTCATATTTGGGGGGAGCGGTGAAGGGGAAGGAAATTACTTGAATGATTTTCATATTCTTGACTTAAAGACAATGCAATGGACTTCTCCTGAAGTGAAGGGAAATGTTCCTGTCCCCAGGGATAGTCACAGTGCTGTTGCAATAGGGGACAAGCTCTTCGTTTATGGTGGGGACTGTGGCGATCGCTATCATGGCAATGTTGATATGTTTGATATGGACACGCTAACCTGGTCAAGG TTGGCAGTTCAAGGATCATCACCTGGTGTTAGAGCAGGTCATGCAGCTGTTAGTATTGGGACAAAG GTCTATATCATTGGAGGTGTCGGTGACAAGCACTATTACAACGATATTTGGGTTCTTGACATAAGTTCTTGTTCATGGACTCAGCTCGAGATACGTGGCCAGCAACCACAAGGACGGTTTTCTCATACAGCCATTGTTGCTGATTCAGACATAGTCATTTATGGAGG TTGCGGGGAGGATGAGCGTCCTCTCAATGAATTACTTGTTCTGCAGCTTGGAGCCGAGCATCCCAATGGCCGGTACAACATTTCCTTATGCAAAATATTTGGAAACCATTTGAACCATGGGAAGAGAAGATTGTCAGCAGAATCAGAAAATTGCTCG AAAATCATGGTTTTGGGGAGGAATGGAGCATCAAGAAAGGGAGCTCATGACCCAGAATTAGAGTTGAAACACTCCTTTCGATTCAGTTCAG ATACATTGCATCCTAAGAGGAGAAGAACCAGTAATTCAAAG CAACGTCAGATCCCAATCAATTGTCAGTCTAAGAACACGACAAATAGCCAAACAAATCATGGAATTGTCCGAAGAACATCGCAGGATTTCCAATCATTGGGAGAACATCCCAAAAAGCTGAATCCAGATCAATTTCTTCATGTTTCTCAAGCAGATGGACAAGAATCTCAACACCCGGCAAGCAAAGTCCCCATTCAAAACCTC ATTGGAGCTGAGATTCGAGGAAAGGTTGATGGAGTTTTTGACTCGGGTTACCTGATGACTGCAATGGTTAATGGCAAACTATTCAGAGGAGTCTTATTTGCACCC GGACCTGGGATTGTCCTGAGAGGGGCTGCTCCTGCCCAAAACATATCTTCCCCAACCAATGCACAACCATTCCCAAAATTGAACAACGGGTGTCCAACAATTCTCAGGCCTTCTCAGCAGCAGGTCCCACTGTCTGTGGCAGAGTCCAGCCATAGCTTCCGGCGAGCTCAAGTCACGCATTCATCCCAAATGGTTGGAGCCTCTCCATCTTTAGACAGAGAATCAAGTCTTGGAAGTGATCTTCAAGGTGTGGTTCTAACTCTGGGAGGCCCTGGAAGCGGCCAAAACCATAAATAA